One Hippoglossus stenolepis isolate QCI-W04-F060 chromosome 9, HSTE1.2, whole genome shotgun sequence genomic region harbors:
- the limk2 gene encoding LIM domain kinase 2: protein MEGPEGTDNGLCVGCGGKIQDSFHMKVLQDIWHNACFQCSVCCDHLTNWYYEKDGKLYCRKHYWEKFGELCHGCSLLMTGPAMVAGEHKYHPECFVCLRCMVVIEDRDTYALVERSKLYCGKCYKQVVLTPMLEKRSHDSVLDSLPHTVTLISMPSAANGKRGFSVSVLRDVNGLASVVVKEVRGMLISPEVRNAIHVGDRILEINGVPVGTLLEEEVDDLIHRTSQTLQLLIEYDPVRQRLDRLRLESPRSRLGVPATARMRLSSPSDAVLERTDVVDEGTLKRRSLRRSNSICKSPGPNSPKEMSFIARDISRSESLRSYNSCSHRIFRPCDLIHGEILGKGFFGQAIKVTHKATGEVMVMKELLRCDEETQKTFLKEVKVMRSLDHPHVLKFIGVLYKDKRLNLITEFIEGGTLKDFIGDTDPFTWKQRVSFAKSIASGMTYLHSMSIIHRDLNSHNCLVKLDNTVVVADFGLSRLIVEDKVKPPSEKTSNKKRIFRRSDRKKRYTVVGNPYWMAPEMLNGKRYDEKVDIFSFGIVLCEIIGKVYADPECLPRTLDFGLNVGKFVEKFLPDDCPAAFFPLAAACCDLTPDNRPPFQKLEDWFGAMFFNQELGIPLPAELEEVHQSLRQLYWPKDSSPSPSTDQPSTPTAASPESSSVTDNGT, encoded by the exons ATGGAGGGACCAGAAG GTACAGATAATGGTTTGTGTGTGGGCTGTGGAGGAAAAATCCAGGACTCCTTTCACATGAAAGTGCTCCAGGACATCTGGCACAACGCCTGCTTTCA ATGCTCCGTGTGCTGTGACCACCTGACTAACTGGTACTACGAGAAGGATGGAAAACTGTACTGTCGCAAACACTACTGGGAGAAGTTTGGAGAGCTCTGCCacggctgctctctgctcatGACTGGACCTGCCATG GTGGCCGGAGAACACAAGTATCACCCCGAGTGCTTTGTATGTTTGAGGTGCATGGTGGTGATTGAAGACCGGGACACCTACGCCTTAGTGGAACGATCGAAACTCTACTG TGGAAAGTGCTACAAGCAGGTGGTCCTCACGCCAATGTTGGAGAAGCGTTCACATGACTCGGTGCTCGACTCCCTGCCCCACACCGTGACTCTAATCTCCATGCCCTCCGCAGCCAACGGCAAGAGGGGCTTCTCCGTCTCAGTGCTGAGGGACGTCAACGGTTTGGCGAGCGTTGTAGTCAAAGA GGTCAGAGGGATGCTTATTAGTCCAGAGGTCCGAAATGCCATCCATGTTGGAGACAGGATCCTGGAGATCAATGGCGTTCCAGTCGGGACGttattggaggaggag GTTGACGATCTTATCCATCGCACCAGTCAAACTCTGCAGCTGCTTATCGAGTACGACCCGGTCAGGCAGCGTTTGGATCGCCTCAGACTGGAATCACCCCGGAGCCGACTGGGAGTCCCCGCCACCGCCCGCATGCGTCTGTCCTCACCTTCTGATGCAGTCCTGGAGAGAACGGATGTAGTTGATGAAGGCACGCTGAAAAGGAGATCTTTGAG GAGGAGCAACAGCATATGTAAGTCACCCGGACCAAATTCTCCCAAGGAGATGTCATTTATTGCTCGAGACATCAGTCGCTCTGAGTCCTTGAGATCGTACAATAGCTGCTCTCATCGCATCTTCCGCCCCTGTGACCTCATCCACGGAGAGATCTTAGGAAAAGGTTTCTTCGGACAGGCCATCAAG GTGACTCATAAAGCCACAGGAgaggtgatggtgatgaaggaGCTGCTCCGCTGTGATGAGGAGACGCAGAAAACGTTCCTGAAGGAG GTCAAAGTAATGCGGAGCCTCGATCACCCACACGTATTGAAGTTCATCGGCGTGCTGTACAAGGACAAGAGGCTCAATTTGATAACTGAGTTTATCGAGGGAGGCACCCTGAAGGATTTCATCGGAGACACT GACCCATTTACATGGAAGCAGAGGGTGAGCTTTGCAAAGAGCATCGCCTCTGGCATG accTACCTTCACTCAATGAGCATAATACACAGAGACCTCAACTCTCACAACTGCCTGGTTAAACTG GACAACACGGTGGTCGTTGCTGACTTTGGACTCTCTCGACTCATTGTAGAGGACAAAGTAAAGCCCCCATCTGAAAAAACGTCCAATAAAAAGAGGATTTTCAGGCGTAGTGACAGAAAGAAGCGGTACACTGTTGTGGGAAACCCGTACTGGATGGCCCCAGAGATGCTGAATG GTAAACGCTACGATGAGAAGGTGGACATTTTCTCCTTTGGAATTGTGCTTTGTGAG ATCATTGGAAAAGTCTATGCAGACCCCGAGTGCCTCCCCCGGACGCTGGACTTTGGCCTGAATGTTGGCAAGTTTGTGGAGAAGTTCCTCCCTGACGACTGCCCAGCAGCTTTCTTCCCACTGGCTGCGGCCTGCTGCGACCTCACACCAGACAACCG tccaCCTTTCCAGAAGTTGGAGGACTGGTTCGGTGCGATGTTCTTCAACCAGGAGCTCGGGATCCCCCTGCCAGCCGAACTTGAGGAAGTGCATCAAAGTCTGAGACAACTCTACTGGCCTAAAGACAGCTCTCCATCGCCGAGCACAGATCAGCCGTCAACCCCGACAGCTGCCTCTCCAGAATCTTCCAGCGTGACAGACAACGGCACCTAG